In Enterobacter cloacae, the following are encoded in one genomic region:
- the rcsB gene encoding transcriptional regulatory protein RcsB, with amino-acid sequence MNNMNVIIADDHPIVLFGIRKSLEQIEWVNVVGEFEDSTALINNLPKLDAHVLITDLSMPGDKYGDGITLIKYIKRHFPDISIIVLTMNNNPAILSAVLDLDIEGIVLKQGAPTDLPKALAALQKGKKFTPESVSRLLEKISAGGYGDKRLSPKESEVLRLFAEGFLVTEIAKKLNRSIKTISSQKKSAMMKLGVDNDIALLNYLSSVTLSATDKD; translated from the coding sequence ATGAACAATATGAACGTAATTATTGCCGATGACCATCCGATTGTACTGTTCGGTATTCGCAAATCACTTGAACAGATCGAGTGGGTGAATGTAGTCGGTGAATTTGAAGACTCTACAGCGCTCATCAATAACCTGCCGAAACTTGATGCACACGTTCTCATTACCGATCTCTCCATGCCCGGGGATAAATACGGTGATGGGATCACTCTCATCAAATACATTAAACGCCATTTCCCGGACATCTCGATCATCGTTCTGACCATGAACAACAACCCGGCGATCCTGAGTGCCGTACTGGATCTGGATATTGAAGGGATTGTCCTTAAGCAGGGTGCTCCAACCGATCTGCCAAAAGCACTTGCAGCACTGCAGAAAGGCAAGAAGTTCACCCCTGAAAGCGTTTCACGTCTGCTGGAAAAAATCAGCGCGGGTGGCTACGGTGACAAACGCCTGTCACCAAAAGAGAGCGAAGTGCTGCGCCTGTTCGCTGAAGGTTTCCTGGTCACCGAGATTGCCAAGAAACTGAACCGCAGCATTAAGACTATCAGCAGCCAGAAGAAATCCGCGATGATGAAACTGGGTGTGGACAACGATATTGCCCTGCTGAACTATCTCTCCTCCGTGACGCTGAGTGCAACGGACAAGGATTGA
- the ompC gene encoding outer membrane protein C, translating into MKVKVLSLLVPALLVAGAANAAEIYNKDGNKLDLYGKVDGLHYFSDDKSADGDQTYMRIGFKGETQVNDQLTGYGQWEYQIQGNTAESENKSWTRVAFAGLKFAEAGSFDYGRNYGVIYDVTSWTDVLPEFGGDTYGADNFLQSRANGVATYRNQDFFGLVDGLNFALQYQGKNGSVDGENNTGRSTLKQNGDGYGASVTYNLGAGFSIGGAMASSKRTYDQNNTAALGNGDHAEVYSGGLKYDANNIYLATQYSQTYNATRFGDSQSSSDIYGFANKAQNFEVVAQYQFDFGLRPSVAYLQSKGKDIEGYGDQDLLKYVDVGATYYFNKNMSTYVDYKINLLDDNSFTKQAGIGTDDIVALGLVYQF; encoded by the coding sequence ATGAAAGTTAAAGTACTGTCCCTCCTGGTACCAGCACTGCTGGTAGCAGGCGCAGCAAATGCGGCTGAAATTTATAACAAAGATGGCAACAAATTAGATCTGTACGGTAAAGTTGATGGTCTGCACTATTTCTCCGACGACAAGAGTGCTGACGGAGATCAGACCTACATGCGTATCGGCTTCAAAGGCGAAACCCAGGTTAACGATCAACTGACGGGTTACGGTCAGTGGGAATACCAGATCCAGGGTAATACGGCTGAAAGCGAAAACAAATCCTGGACTCGTGTGGCGTTTGCGGGTCTGAAATTCGCTGAAGCAGGTTCCTTCGATTACGGCCGTAACTACGGTGTGATCTACGACGTAACGTCCTGGACTGACGTTCTGCCAGAGTTTGGTGGCGATACTTATGGTGCAGATAACTTCCTGCAATCCCGTGCGAACGGCGTAGCGACCTACCGTAACCAGGACTTCTTCGGTCTGGTTGATGGCCTGAACTTTGCTCTGCAGTATCAGGGCAAAAACGGCAGCGTAGATGGTGAAAACAATACGGGTCGTAGCACCCTGAAACAGAACGGTGATGGTTATGGCGCGTCCGTGACCTACAACCTGGGTGCTGGCTTCAGCATTGGTGGTGCGATGGCATCTTCCAAACGTACCTACGATCAGAACAACACTGCAGCACTGGGTAATGGCGACCACGCTGAAGTTTACTCCGGTGGCCTGAAATATGATGCTAACAACATCTATCTGGCAACGCAGTACTCTCAGACCTATAACGCAACCCGTTTCGGTGACTCTCAGAGCAGCAGCGACATCTACGGTTTTGCTAACAAAGCGCAGAACTTCGAAGTGGTTGCTCAGTACCAGTTCGACTTCGGCCTGCGTCCGTCCGTGGCTTACCTGCAGTCTAAAGGTAAAGACATCGAAGGTTACGGCGATCAGGATCTGCTGAAATATGTTGATGTGGGTGCGACTTACTACTTCAACAAAAACATGTCCACCTATGTGGACTACAAAATCAACCTGCTGGATGACAACTCCTTCACCAAACAGGCTGGTATCGGTACTGATGACATCGTAGCGCTGGGTCTGGTTTACCAGTTCTAA
- the rcsD gene encoding phosphotransferase RcsD codes for MSQSETTASSKFSLLPGSITRFFLLLIIVLLVTMGVMVQSAVNAWLKDKSYQIVDITHAVHKRIDTWRYATWQIYDNIAAAPATSSGEGLQETRLKQDVYYLEKPQRKTEALIFGSHDSATLEMTQRISTYLDTLWGAETVPWSMYYLNGQDNSMILISTLPLKDLSSGFKETTVGSIVDSRRAEMLQQANALDERESFSSLRRLAWQNGHYFTLRTTFNQPGHLATVVAFDLPINDLIPPDMPLDSFRLDPDSNTQNMRTTPDKEAVESVSISFNGSKIEIASSLNSTGMRLVWQVPFGTLLLDTLQNILLPLLLNIGLLALALFGYSTFRFQPGRQSDASSVPAGTSNELRVLRALNEEIISVLPLGVLVHDQEANRTVMSNKIADHLLPHLNLQNITTMADQHQGVIQATINNELYEIRQFRSQVASRTQIFVIRDQDREVLVNKKLKQAQRLYEKNQQGRAAFMQNIGDAFKQPLKTLATQAAALSTAESHQLASQADSLVRLVDEIQLANMLENDIWKGTPTLFSIQNLIDEVVPDVLPIIKRKGLQLLINNALPANDERHGDREALRRILLMLIQYAVTTTQIGKITLEVSTDESTDDRLTFRILDTGEGVTVSEIDNLHFPFLNDTQSDHYGKANALTFWLCDQLARKLGGHLNIKARESLGTRYSLHVKMTANPQEEDEERLLDDVVVMVDVTSNEIRNIVVRQLENWGAACITPDERLSSQEFDLFLTDNPSNLTASGLLLSDDEPGVRKIGPGQMRVNFNMSNAMQEAVLQLIEEQLAQEEIPESPLGGDENAELHASGYYSLFVDTVPDDVKRLYTESAANDFAALAQTAHRLKGVFAMLNLVPGKQLCETLEHLIREKDASGIEKYISDIDAYVNSLL; via the coding sequence ATGAGTCAGTCTGAAACCACCGCCTCAAGTAAGTTCTCTCTTCTTCCCGGGAGCATCACCCGTTTCTTTCTTCTGTTGATCATTGTGCTGTTAGTCACGATGGGGGTTATGGTTCAGAGCGCGGTTAACGCCTGGCTGAAGGATAAAAGCTACCAGATCGTTGATATCACGCATGCCGTGCACAAACGTATTGATACCTGGCGCTATGCGACATGGCAGATTTACGACAATATCGCTGCGGCCCCGGCGACATCTTCAGGGGAAGGCCTGCAGGAGACACGCCTTAAGCAAGATGTCTATTACCTCGAAAAGCCCCAGCGTAAGACGGAGGCCCTCATTTTTGGCTCTCACGACAGCGCAACGCTTGAGATGACACAGCGCATTTCAACCTATCTTGATACCCTCTGGGGCGCTGAGACCGTGCCGTGGTCGATGTACTATTTAAACGGTCAGGACAACAGCATGATCCTGATCTCCACGTTGCCGCTAAAAGATCTCTCGTCCGGCTTTAAAGAAACCACAGTGGGCAGCATTGTCGACTCCCGCCGGGCAGAAATGTTGCAGCAGGCTAACGCCCTTGATGAACGCGAGAGCTTCTCTTCGCTGCGCCGTCTGGCCTGGCAAAATGGGCATTACTTTACCCTGCGTACCACGTTTAACCAGCCAGGACACCTGGCGACCGTGGTGGCCTTCGACTTGCCCATCAACGATTTGATCCCCCCGGATATGCCGCTGGACAGTTTCCGCCTTGATCCAGACAGCAATACACAGAATATGCGCACTACGCCGGACAAAGAGGCTGTAGAGAGTGTATCCATCTCCTTTAACGGCTCGAAGATTGAAATTGCGTCTTCGCTGAACTCAACCGGCATGCGCCTGGTGTGGCAAGTGCCGTTTGGTACATTGCTGCTCGATACGCTGCAAAACATCCTGTTACCGCTGTTACTGAATATCGGTCTTCTGGCGCTGGCGCTGTTTGGCTACAGCACCTTCCGTTTTCAGCCAGGGCGTCAGAGTGACGCCTCTTCAGTTCCGGCAGGAACCAGCAATGAATTACGCGTGTTACGCGCACTGAACGAAGAGATTATTTCCGTGCTGCCGCTTGGGGTGCTCGTGCACGATCAGGAAGCGAACCGTACGGTGATGAGCAATAAAATTGCCGATCACCTGTTGCCACATCTGAACCTGCAGAACATCACCACGATGGCGGATCAGCATCAGGGGGTGATTCAGGCGACCATTAATAATGAACTGTATGAAATCCGCCAGTTCCGCAGCCAGGTGGCTTCCCGCACACAAATTTTCGTTATCCGCGATCAGGACAGGGAAGTGCTGGTGAATAAAAAGCTCAAACAGGCACAAAGGCTGTATGAGAAAAACCAGCAGGGCCGTGCCGCGTTTATGCAAAATATTGGCGATGCTTTCAAGCAACCGCTTAAAACGCTGGCCACACAGGCGGCGGCGTTGAGCACAGCTGAAAGCCATCAGCTTGCCAGCCAGGCCGACTCACTGGTTCGTCTGGTTGACGAAATCCAGCTTGCGAACATGCTGGAGAATGACATCTGGAAAGGCACCCCAACGCTCTTCTCCATCCAGAATCTGATCGATGAAGTGGTTCCGGATGTACTGCCCATCATTAAGCGCAAAGGGCTACAGCTGCTGATCAACAACGCCTTACCGGCGAATGACGAACGTCATGGCGATCGCGAAGCCCTGCGTCGGATCCTGCTGATGCTGATCCAGTACGCGGTAACCACCACCCAGATTGGCAAAATCACCCTGGAAGTCAGCACCGACGAATCTACGGACGACCGCCTGACGTTCCGCATTCTGGACACTGGCGAAGGCGTCACGGTCAGTGAGATCGATAACCTGCACTTCCCGTTCCTGAACGATACCCAGAGCGATCATTATGGCAAAGCCAATGCGCTGACCTTCTGGCTGTGCGATCAGCTGGCGCGTAAGCTTGGTGGCCACCTGAACATCAAGGCGCGCGAATCGCTTGGCACACGCTACTCTCTGCACGTTAAAATGACCGCCAATCCGCAGGAAGAAGATGAAGAACGCCTGCTAGATGACGTGGTGGTGATGGTCGATGTGACCTCAAATGAGATCCGCAATATCGTGGTTCGCCAGTTAGAAAACTGGGGCGCAGCCTGCATCACGCCGGATGAAAGACTCTCAAGTCAAGAATTTGATCTGTTTTTAACTGATAATCCGTCTAATCTTACTGCCTCCGGCTTGCTTTTAAGCGATGATGAGCCAGGCGTGCGAAAAATCGGCCCTGGCCAGATGCGCGTCAACTTTAATATGAGCAATGCGATGCAGGAAGCTGTACTACAACTTATAGAAGAGCAACTGGCGCAGGAAGAGATACCGGAATCCCCGTTAGGCGGTGATGAAAACGCCGAACTGCATGCCAGCGGTTACTATTCACTCTTTGTTGATACAGTACCAGATGATGTTAAGCGGTTGTATACTGAGTCCGCTGCGAATGATTTCGCGGCGCTGGCACAGACAGCACACCGGCTTAAAGGGGTGTTTGCCATGCTTAATCTGGTTCCCGGCAAGCAGTTATGTGAAACGCTGGAACATCTAATTCGTGAGAAAGATGCCTCTGGCATTGAAAAATACATCAGCGACATTGACGCCTACGTCAACAGCTTGCTGTAG
- a CDS encoding alpha-ketoglutarate-dependent dioxygenase AlkB: MLDLFAEADPWLEPLAPGAMILRRFALSRAAALLAGIDEVAAVSPFRQMVTPGGYTMSVAMTNCGKLGWTTDDRGYLYAPVDPMTGSAWPSMPAVFQALCHDAAVAAGYADFTPDACLVNRYAVGAKLSLHQDKDEPDLRAPIISVSLGLPAVFQFGGLRRNDPLKRLMLEHGDVVVWGRESRLFYHGIQPLKPGVHPQTGEFRFNLTFRQAAESTK; this comes from the coding sequence ATGCTCGATCTTTTTGCAGAGGCTGACCCCTGGCTGGAACCGCTTGCCCCAGGGGCCATGATCCTGCGCCGTTTTGCGCTCTCGCGCGCGGCGGCGCTGCTTGCCGGGATTGATGAGGTTGCGGCTGTCTCGCCATTCCGTCAGATGGTCACGCCGGGCGGTTACACCATGTCGGTGGCGATGACCAACTGCGGTAAGCTGGGCTGGACGACGGACGATCGCGGCTATCTGTACGCCCCCGTTGACCCAATGACCGGCAGCGCCTGGCCTTCTATGCCTGCGGTCTTTCAGGCGCTATGCCACGACGCTGCCGTTGCAGCCGGTTACGCTGACTTTACACCCGATGCGTGCCTGGTGAACCGCTATGCCGTCGGCGCGAAACTCTCGCTGCACCAGGATAAAGATGAACCAGACCTGCGCGCACCTATCATCTCCGTCTCTTTAGGCCTTCCTGCGGTTTTCCAGTTTGGTGGATTGCGTCGCAATGACCCGCTCAAACGTCTGATGCTGGAGCATGGCGATGTGGTGGTGTGGGGCAGGGAATCGAGGCTGTTTTATCACGGCATTCAGCCGCTTAAACCGGGTGTTCATCCGCAGACAGGCGAATTCCGTTTTAACCTGACTTTTCGGCAGGCTGCAGAGAGCACAAAGTGA
- a CDS encoding FAD:protein FMN transferase: protein MDMTFLRASFLATFFFLTACDSSTPPAKTDAPAATVLEGKTMGTFWRVSVMNLDEKRAEELRGKIQSQLDADDQLLSTYKNDSALMRFNLSKSTSLWPVSEAMADIVTEAMRVGYKTNGAMDVTVGPLVNLWGFGPNKQPLTTPAQAAIDDARARTGLQHLTVINQYGQQYLQKDIPDLFVDLSTVGEGYAADHLAALMTQEGIARYLVSVGGALVSRGMNASDKPWRVAIQKPTDQQNAVQAIVDINGHGISTSGSYRNYYELDGKRISHVIDPQTGRPIEHNLVSVTVIAPTALEADAWDTGLMVLGTEKAKEVVRQEGLAVYMITKEADGFKTWSSPQFNSFLVSEKN, encoded by the coding sequence ATGGATATGACTTTTTTACGCGCCAGCTTTCTGGCTACCTTTTTTTTCCTGACAGCATGTGACTCTTCCACACCACCGGCGAAAACGGACGCGCCAGCGGCGACGGTTCTGGAAGGCAAAACGATGGGCACATTCTGGCGCGTCAGCGTGATGAATCTCGATGAGAAACGCGCTGAAGAACTGCGCGGCAAAATTCAGTCGCAACTGGATGCTGACGATCAGCTGCTCTCGACCTATAAAAACGACTCGGCACTGATGCGTTTTAATCTGTCTAAAAGCACCTCCCTCTGGCCGGTGAGCGAAGCGATGGCCGATATCGTGACCGAAGCAATGCGCGTGGGCTACAAAACCAACGGTGCAATGGATGTCACCGTGGGGCCGTTAGTTAACCTGTGGGGGTTTGGCCCCAACAAGCAGCCGCTCACTACACCCGCCCAGGCGGCCATTGACGATGCCCGTGCCCGCACAGGGTTACAGCATCTGACGGTGATCAATCAGTACGGGCAGCAGTATCTGCAAAAAGATATTCCCGATCTGTTTGTCGATCTGTCGACGGTGGGGGAAGGATACGCGGCGGATCACCTTGCGGCGCTGATGACCCAGGAAGGGATCGCGCGTTATCTGGTTTCTGTCGGGGGGGCGTTAGTCAGCCGTGGCATGAACGCCAGTGATAAACCCTGGCGGGTCGCTATTCAAAAACCAACCGACCAGCAAAACGCCGTGCAGGCGATTGTGGATATCAATGGTCATGGTATCAGCACCTCCGGGAGCTACCGTAACTATTACGAACTCGACGGTAAGCGCATTTCGCATGTTATCGATCCGCAAACAGGGCGTCCGATCGAGCATAATCTGGTGTCCGTTACGGTGATTGCCCCAACAGCACTGGAAGCCGATGCCTGGGATACCGGATTGATGGTGCTCGGCACGGAAAAAGCCAAAGAGGTGGTACGCCAGGAAGGACTGGCAGTCTACATGATCACCAAAGAGGCCGACGGCTTTAAAACCTGGAGTTCACCGCAGTTCAACAGCTTCCTGGTGAGCGAAAAAAATTAA
- the rcsC gene encoding sensor histidine kinase RcsC: MKYLVSFRTTLKVSRYLFRALALLLWLLVALFSVFYIVNALHQKESEIRQEFNLSSDQAQRYIQRTSDVMKELKYIAENRLTAENGILAIRGRDDKTEVPDFEPLFPDSDCSAMGNAWRGSLESLAWFMRYWRDNFSAAYDLNRVFLIGSENLCMADFGLRDMPVERDDALKSLHERIVKYRNAPQDERSNNIFWISQGPRMGVGYFYALTPVYLGNRLQALMGIEQTIRMENFFTPGSLPMGVTILDENGHPLISLTGPENRLQVDPHWMQERSWFGYTSGFRELVLKKSLPPSSLSIVYSLPVDMVLERIRILILNAILLNVLVGIVLFTLARMYERKIFIPAENDAQRMEEHEQFNRKIVASAPVGICILRTQDGTNILSNELAHNYLNMLTHEDRQRLTQIICGQQVNFVDVLTSTHTNLQISFVHSRYRNENVAICVLVDVSARVKMEESLQDMAQAAEQASQSKSMFLATVSHELRTPLYGIIGNLDLLQTKELPKGVDRLVTAMNNSSSLLLKIISDILDFSKIESEQLKIEPREFSPREVMNHISANYMPLVVRKQLGLYCFIEPDVPLTLQGDPMRLQQVISNLLSNAIKFTDVGCIVLHVCRAGDYLSIRVRDTGVGIPAKEVVRLFDPFFQVGTGVQRNFQGTGLGLAICEKLISMMDGDISVDTEPGMGSQFTIRIPLYSAQYPAKTTVDGLSGKHCWLAVHNASLNDYLTALLIQSGVGVSRYEGQTPDADDMLITDGMQKQTWQGRGTVIFCRRHIGIPLEHVPGEWLHSVATPHELLGLLAHIYSVQLEDGEGTAALPSPDSLTPANDDMMILVVDDHPINRRLLADQLGSLGYQCKTANDGVDALNVLSKNHIDIVLSDVNMPNMDGYRLTQRIRQLGLTLPVVGVTANALAEEKQRCLESGMDSCLSKPVTLDVLKQTLSIYADRVRKTRT, encoded by the coding sequence TTGAAATACCTCGTCTCCTTTCGTACCACGCTGAAAGTCTCTCGCTATCTGTTTCGGGCGCTGGCGCTATTGCTTTGGTTGCTGGTGGCGTTGTTCTCGGTGTTTTACATCGTTAACGCGTTGCACCAGAAAGAATCGGAGATCCGTCAGGAGTTCAACTTAAGCTCCGATCAGGCTCAGCGCTATATTCAGCGAACGTCTGACGTGATGAAGGAACTGAAGTACATTGCCGAAAACCGCCTGACGGCAGAGAACGGCATCCTTGCCATCCGTGGGCGTGATGACAAAACGGAAGTCCCGGATTTCGAGCCGCTGTTCCCGGATTCGGATTGTTCGGCGATGGGCAATGCCTGGCGCGGCTCGCTGGAATCACTCGCGTGGTTTATGCGCTACTGGCGTGACAACTTTTCTGCGGCCTATGACCTGAACCGCGTTTTCCTGATTGGCAGTGAAAACCTCTGCATGGCCGATTTTGGCCTGCGCGATATGCCCGTCGAGCGCGATGATGCGCTAAAGAGCCTGCATGAGCGCATAGTGAAATACCGTAATGCCCCTCAGGATGAACGCAGTAATAATATCTTCTGGATAAGCCAGGGGCCACGCATGGGCGTCGGGTATTTCTATGCCCTGACGCCGGTGTATCTGGGTAATCGCCTGCAGGCATTGATGGGCATTGAACAGACCATCCGCATGGAAAACTTCTTCACGCCGGGCAGCCTGCCGATGGGCGTGACTATTCTGGATGAAAACGGTCATCCCCTGATTTCACTCACCGGGCCAGAGAACCGTTTGCAAGTCGATCCACACTGGATGCAGGAGCGTTCGTGGTTTGGCTACACCTCGGGCTTCCGTGAGCTGGTGTTGAAGAAAAGCTTACCGCCATCGTCGCTGAGTATTGTCTATTCGCTGCCTGTCGATATGGTGCTGGAGCGCATCCGCATTCTGATCCTGAACGCCATTTTGCTGAATGTGCTGGTGGGTATCGTGTTGTTTACACTGGCTCGCATGTACGAGCGGAAGATCTTTATCCCCGCCGAAAATGACGCCCAGAGAATGGAGGAGCACGAGCAGTTTAACCGTAAAATTGTCGCCTCCGCCCCGGTGGGGATCTGTATCCTGCGCACGCAGGACGGCACGAACATCCTCAGTAACGAGCTGGCACATAACTACCTGAACATGCTGACGCATGAAGACAGACAGCGGTTGACGCAGATTATCTGCGGGCAGCAGGTTAACTTTGTGGACGTACTCACCAGCACCCACACTAACCTGCAAATTAGCTTTGTTCACTCGCGTTATCGTAACGAAAACGTGGCGATTTGCGTGCTGGTGGATGTTTCTGCGCGCGTGAAGATGGAGGAGTCATTACAGGATATGGCGCAGGCGGCGGAACAAGCCAGCCAGTCGAAATCCATGTTCCTTGCCACCGTCAGCCACGAATTACGTACTCCGCTGTACGGGATTATCGGTAACCTCGATCTGCTGCAGACCAAAGAACTGCCGAAAGGGGTCGACAGGCTGGTGACGGCGATGAACAACTCCTCAAGCCTGCTGCTGAAAATCATCAGCGATATTCTCGACTTCTCTAAAATTGAGTCCGAGCAGCTGAAAATTGAGCCGCGTGAGTTCTCTCCACGCGAGGTGATGAACCATATCAGCGCCAACTATATGCCGCTGGTGGTGCGTAAGCAGCTGGGACTTTACTGCTTTATCGAACCGGATGTGCCGCTGACGCTACAGGGCGATCCGATGCGCCTGCAACAAGTCATCTCTAACCTGCTCAGCAACGCCATCAAATTTACCGACGTCGGCTGTATTGTGTTGCACGTGTGTCGGGCAGGGGACTACCTGAGTATTCGCGTGCGGGATACGGGAGTGGGTATTCCGGCGAAGGAAGTGGTTCGTCTGTTTGATCCGTTCTTCCAGGTGGGGACCGGTGTGCAGCGTAACTTCCAGGGCACCGGGCTGGGTCTGGCGATCTGTGAGAAGCTGATCAGCATGATGGACGGAGATATCTCCGTGGATACTGAGCCAGGTATGGGAAGCCAGTTCACCATCCGTATTCCGCTCTATTCGGCGCAGTATCCGGCTAAAACAACGGTCGATGGGTTGAGCGGTAAACACTGCTGGCTGGCGGTGCATAACGCATCGCTGAATGATTACCTGACGGCACTGCTCATTCAGAGTGGTGTGGGGGTATCCCGTTATGAAGGTCAGACGCCGGATGCGGATGATATGCTCATCACGGATGGCATGCAGAAACAGACATGGCAGGGACGAGGGACGGTGATCTTCTGTCGTCGTCACATCGGCATTCCGCTTGAGCATGTTCCGGGGGAATGGTTGCATAGTGTGGCAACGCCGCATGAGCTGTTAGGTTTGCTGGCGCACATTTACAGCGTGCAGTTGGAAGACGGCGAGGGCACGGCCGCTTTGCCGTCACCGGACTCTCTGACACCGGCGAACGACGATATGATGATTCTGGTGGTGGACGACCATCCTATCAACCGTCGTCTGCTGGCCGACCAGCTTGGTTCATTGGGTTACCAGTGTAAAACCGCCAATGACGGCGTGGATGCGCTGAATGTGCTGAGTAAGAACCATATTGATATTGTGCTCAGCGACGTCAACATGCCGAATATGGACGGTTATCGCCTGACGCAGCGCATTCGTCAGCTTGGGCTGACGCTGCCCGTTGTGGGCGTGACGGCAAATGCTCTGGCGGAAGAGAAACAGCGGTGTCTGGAATCAGGCATGGACAGTTGTCTGTCGAAGCCGGTTACGCTGGACGTTCTCAAACAGACGCTGTCAATTTATGCCGATCGCGTAAGAAAAACGCGGACATAA
- a CDS encoding bifunctional transcriptional regulator/O6-methylguanine-DNA methyltransferase, with protein sequence MKNPTFNTDEDRWQAVLARDLRADNQFVFAVQTTGIFCRPSCRARHALRKNVRFYPDAQHAVLAGFRPCKRCMPDKRDPQEQKLAKVELACRLLEQEPTLTLEALAQQVAISPFHFHRLFKSVTGMTPKAWQQAAREQRLRHALAQGDNITEAVLAAGFPDSSSYYRKADVALGMTAKQYRKGDVAVRYAVSGCSLGRCLVGESERGICAILLGDDDATLTEELLTLFPKAEQEPLEGAFAQRIRQVIASIDGRAVPLTLPLDIRGTAFQQQVWQALRTIPCGETASYQQVAQAIGKPAAVRAVAGACAANKLAIVIPCHRVVRNDGALSGYRWGTARKALLLTREAKSREG encoded by the coding sequence ATGAAAAATCCAACCTTTAATACCGATGAGGATCGCTGGCAGGCAGTTCTGGCCCGCGATCTGCGTGCTGATAACCAGTTTGTCTTTGCCGTACAGACGACGGGTATCTTTTGTCGCCCGTCCTGTCGCGCCCGCCACGCGCTGCGTAAAAATGTCCGCTTTTACCCTGATGCTCAACACGCTGTTCTGGCCGGATTCCGCCCGTGTAAGCGCTGTATGCCAGACAAACGTGACCCGCAGGAACAGAAGCTGGCAAAAGTTGAACTGGCCTGTCGTCTTCTGGAGCAGGAGCCCACGCTCACCCTGGAGGCGCTGGCGCAGCAGGTTGCCATCAGCCCATTCCATTTCCACCGCCTGTTTAAGTCCGTGACCGGCATGACGCCCAAAGCCTGGCAGCAGGCGGCGCGGGAGCAACGTCTGCGCCATGCACTGGCACAGGGCGACAACATTACCGAGGCTGTACTGGCAGCAGGGTTTCCTGATAGCAGCAGCTATTACCGTAAAGCCGATGTGGCGCTGGGTATGACGGCGAAACAGTACCGGAAAGGGGATGTTGCCGTGCGTTATGCTGTCAGCGGCTGTTCGCTAGGGCGTTGTCTGGTGGGGGAAAGTGAGCGGGGGATCTGCGCGATATTGCTGGGCGACGACGATGCGACCTTAACAGAGGAACTTCTGACGCTGTTTCCAAAGGCAGAGCAGGAACCACTGGAAGGCGCATTTGCGCAGCGTATCCGCCAGGTGATTGCCAGTATTGATGGCCGTGCGGTACCGCTGACACTTCCGCTGGATATTCGCGGAACCGCTTTTCAGCAACAGGTCTGGCAGGCACTTCGTACCATTCCCTGTGGTGAAACGGCAAGCTATCAGCAGGTCGCGCAGGCGATTGGCAAACCCGCTGCCGTTCGCGCGGTGGCGGGAGCCTGCGCCGCTAACAAACTGGCGATTGTGATCCCCTGTCATCGTGTTGTTCGTAACGACGGGGCACTTTCTGGCTACCGCTGGGGGACGGCGCGAAAGGCGTTATTGCTAACACGTGAGGCGAAGAGCCGGGAGGGGTAA